A stretch of Acidobacteriota bacterium DNA encodes these proteins:
- a CDS encoding ABC transporter permease produces MIHATAAYVARRLVAALVLVLSVSTAAFVLARLAPGDETTADVMEGVDPKVTADTRERLGLDRPFPVQLAHFTWDLLRLDLGESARYDRPVAALVGERGANTARLAFVALLLATLIGLPLGVVTGAYSGTWFSRLLSIASIAVLACPPLVAVLVLLYVAAITGWVSVASGDLLVPALALGLPVGAALERLQSQATHDAMASPDLLAAAARGIPPHRLVWVHAARQSLRPVLGVYGIVIGSLFSGSMAVEFATSWPGLGRLMLEAVQHGDVRLVAGCVFAGGICLAVGNLAADALRSLADPRVRDLS; encoded by the coding sequence GTGATCCACGCCACGGCGGCGTACGTCGCACGCCGACTGGTGGCCGCGCTCGTTCTCGTGCTCTCGGTGTCAACCGCCGCGTTCGTCCTGGCGCGTCTCGCACCCGGAGATGAAACCACGGCTGACGTGATGGAAGGTGTCGACCCGAAGGTGACCGCGGACACGCGGGAACGGCTCGGACTCGACCGGCCGTTTCCTGTCCAGTTGGCGCACTTCACCTGGGACTTGCTGCGACTCGATCTGGGCGAATCCGCAAGGTACGATCGGCCCGTTGCGGCACTGGTCGGCGAACGCGGCGCCAACACCGCCCGCCTGGCGTTTGTCGCACTGTTGCTCGCCACACTCATCGGACTCCCTCTCGGCGTGGTGACCGGCGCCTACTCCGGGACGTGGTTTTCAAGGCTGCTGTCGATCGCCTCGATCGCCGTACTCGCCTGTCCGCCTCTGGTCGCGGTGTTGGTTCTGCTGTATGTCGCGGCGATCACAGGGTGGGTGTCGGTGGCGTCTGGAGATCTGCTGGTGCCGGCGCTCGCCCTCGGACTGCCTGTCGGCGCGGCACTCGAGCGCCTGCAATCGCAGGCCACACACGACGCCATGGCATCACCCGACCTGCTGGCGGCCGCCGCTCGCGGCATCCCGCCTCATCGGCTGGTCTGGGTGCATGCCGCACGCCAGTCGTTGCGACCCGTGCTGGGCGTCTACGGCATCGTGATCGGCAGCCTCTTCAGCGGTTCGATGGCCGTTGAGTTCGCCACGTCATGGCCCGGACTTGGCCGTTTAATGCTCGAGGCGGTGCAGCACGGCGACGTCCGCCTGGTGGCTGGATGTGTGTTCGCCGGTGGCATCTGCCTCGCCGTCGGCAACCTTGCGGCTGATGCCCTTCGGTCACTCGCCGACCCCAGAGTGAGGGACCTGTCGTGA
- a CDS encoding ABC transporter permease subunit gives MIRRAAGAVLLAIVLMATAAPWISSNRPDLPFDDRAYAPPMRVHLRDAAGWHAPFVYQQRLVHRINRTYVDDHTARVPLRWFANGHLVSIDPGAGPLLWCGADALGRDLCARLVYGARLSLGVAALGAFGALLLGALLGAVAGSSGGRLDTLITTVADFVLVLPVVYLVIVLRATRPLVISPAEMFWLMTILFALAAWPDVARGVRAIVATERTRDYAAAARALGAGPWRVMTHLLPAAYGFLRIEFVLLIPALLVAESTLSFVGFGFGGATPSWGGLLKDGEALTAMYSAPWLLLPAAALFVVVLALQTVAGGRPGFPASIVDTTAARR, from the coding sequence GTGATTCGCCGCGCTGCAGGCGCCGTGTTGCTCGCCATCGTGCTGATGGCGACGGCCGCGCCGTGGATTTCGTCCAACCGTCCCGATCTGCCGTTTGACGATCGCGCGTACGCGCCGCCCATGCGCGTGCATCTGCGCGATGCCGCCGGGTGGCACGCGCCGTTTGTCTACCAGCAGCGTCTCGTCCATCGCATCAACCGCACGTATGTCGACGATCACACGGCCCGCGTGCCGCTGCGATGGTTTGCGAACGGTCACCTCGTGTCGATCGATCCCGGCGCCGGCCCGTTGCTCTGGTGCGGCGCAGACGCACTGGGCCGCGATCTGTGTGCCCGACTCGTGTACGGCGCCAGGTTGTCGCTTGGTGTTGCCGCGCTTGGCGCATTCGGGGCGTTGCTGCTCGGCGCGTTGCTCGGCGCCGTGGCTGGATCCTCCGGTGGCCGCCTCGACACACTCATCACAACAGTGGCCGATTTCGTGCTGGTTCTTCCCGTCGTGTACCTCGTGATCGTGCTGCGCGCCACGCGCCCCCTCGTCATCAGCCCGGCTGAAATGTTCTGGCTCATGACGATCCTGTTCGCGCTTGCGGCCTGGCCCGACGTCGCCCGAGGGGTGCGCGCGATCGTCGCCACCGAGCGTACGCGCGATTATGCCGCCGCCGCACGCGCCCTTGGCGCCGGGCCCTGGCGAGTGATGACCCACCTGTTACCGGCCGCCTACGGATTTCTGCGCATCGAGTTTGTCCTGCTCATCCCGGCACTTCTCGTGGCCGAGTCCACGCTTTCATTCGTTGGCTTTGGATTCGGAGGGGCGACGCCCAGCTGGGGCGGACTGCTGAAGGACGGCGAAGCGTTGACGGCCATGTACTCGGCGCCATGGCTCCTGCTGCCGGCCGCCGCACTCTTTGTCGTCGTGCTCGCGCTCCAAACGGTGGCAGGCGGAAGGCCCGGTTTCCCCGCATCGATCGTTGACACAACGGCCGCGCGCCGATAG
- a CDS encoding dihydrodipicolinate synthase family protein, whose translation MNLSGVFPPVPTPFDSATGEFTPAALTANINRLLRAPVAGVLVLGSNGEAGLLDETEADRVVAAARAVVPAGRTLLVGAGRESTRATIAACVRAAGNGADSVLVRAPSFFKAQMTHEALVTHYRAVADASPVPVMLYNVPGMAGFSLTVPMVRTLAAHANVIGIKETSNDLERLGQFAAITDSGFDVLVGWAPVAHSAAVAGARGAIIAVANVLPDVCTQLWSLATAGRHAEALVLQRRITTIAQLVSSVHGVAGLKCALDLVGAYGGPVRAPLLPVTAAVAEDIRSALAPWQA comes from the coding sequence ATGAATCTCAGTGGCGTATTTCCCCCGGTGCCGACACCGTTTGATTCGGCGACCGGCGAATTCACACCGGCGGCCCTGACAGCCAACATCAACCGGTTGCTGCGCGCACCGGTGGCCGGCGTACTCGTGCTCGGCTCGAATGGCGAAGCCGGCCTGCTCGATGAGACTGAGGCCGATCGTGTCGTCGCTGCCGCCCGCGCAGTCGTGCCGGCCGGCCGCACGCTGCTGGTGGGCGCCGGGCGCGAGTCCACACGCGCCACGATCGCGGCGTGCGTCCGCGCTGCGGGCAATGGCGCGGACAGCGTGCTCGTTCGTGCGCCGTCGTTTTTTAAGGCGCAGATGACGCACGAGGCGCTCGTCACGCACTACCGCGCGGTGGCCGACGCCTCACCGGTGCCCGTGATGCTCTACAACGTGCCCGGCATGGCAGGCTTCAGCCTCACGGTGCCCATGGTGCGCACGCTGGCCGCACACGCGAACGTGATCGGGATCAAGGAAACCAGCAACGACCTGGAACGCCTCGGCCAGTTCGCGGCGATCACCGACAGCGGTTTCGACGTGCTGGTGGGCTGGGCGCCGGTGGCACACAGCGCGGCCGTGGCGGGTGCGCGCGGTGCCATCATTGCCGTGGCCAACGTGCTGCCTGACGTGTGCACGCAACTGTGGTCCCTGGCCACGGCGGGCCGGCACGCCGAGGCACTTGTGCTGCAACGCCGTATCACCACCATCGCACAGCTGGTGTCGAGCGTGCATGGTGTGGCCGGTCTCAAGTGCGCGCTCGATCTGGTGGGCGCGTATGGCGGGCCCGTGCGCGCCCCGCTCCTGCCGGTGACCGCGGCCGTGGCCGAGGACATCCGCTCGGCGCTTGCTCCATGGCAAGCGTGA
- a CDS encoding alanine--glyoxylate aminotransferase family protein, with amino-acid sequence MPKSALPTTPRLLMGPGPSPVSDRVMQAMAAPPRSHLDPEFVLLLDDVRARLTTLFQAPADHFSFALSGTGTTGMDAAAANLLEPGMMVLCVVNGYFGDRLAQVCALHGAFVERLQGEWGQAIDPAQVERAMSDGRFDVVAVVHGETSTGVLNPVGDIAAIAQQHDALLIVDAVTSLGTVPVDVTSWNADACYSCSQKGIGAPSGLAPITFSARARQGRADTTPFSLDVQKLEDFWVRRKYHHTISAPMIYALHAALAEAAEEGLEARWKRHADAHAALISGLDAIGLRLLPAPAHRLPSLNTVCVPDGVDAAEVKDRMLTKHQIEIGAGLGPLAGKVWRIGLMGSGATIHNVEKVVTALAKSLGRTPPRR; translated from the coding sequence ATGCCAAAATCCGCTCTGCCCACCACTCCACGGCTCCTCATGGGACCCGGTCCATCTCCCGTGTCGGATCGCGTGATGCAGGCCATGGCCGCACCTCCGCGATCACACCTCGACCCGGAGTTTGTTCTCCTGCTCGACGATGTCCGCGCCCGGCTGACGACGCTGTTTCAGGCGCCGGCGGATCACTTCTCATTCGCACTCTCGGGCACCGGCACCACGGGCATGGATGCCGCCGCCGCGAATCTGCTTGAGCCCGGCATGATGGTGCTCTGCGTCGTCAACGGCTATTTCGGCGATCGGCTGGCGCAGGTGTGCGCGCTCCATGGCGCATTTGTCGAGCGGCTCCAGGGCGAGTGGGGACAGGCGATTGATCCCGCGCAGGTTGAGCGGGCGATGAGCGACGGGCGCTTCGACGTGGTGGCCGTCGTCCATGGGGAAACATCCACTGGTGTGCTCAATCCGGTGGGGGACATCGCCGCGATCGCGCAACAACACGATGCCCTGCTGATCGTTGATGCCGTGACGTCGCTCGGGACGGTCCCGGTGGATGTGACGTCGTGGAACGCGGACGCGTGTTATTCCTGTTCGCAGAAAGGGATTGGCGCCCCGTCGGGCCTGGCGCCGATCACGTTCTCGGCGCGCGCGCGCCAGGGGCGCGCAGACACCACGCCGTTTTCACTCGATGTTCAGAAGCTTGAGGACTTCTGGGTCCGGCGCAAGTATCACCACACGATTTCCGCGCCGATGATTTATGCCCTGCACGCCGCCCTCGCCGAGGCTGCTGAAGAGGGCCTTGAGGCGCGCTGGAAGCGGCATGCGGACGCGCACGCCGCGCTGATCTCGGGACTGGACGCCATCGGCCTTCGCCTGCTTCCGGCTCCCGCCCATCGCCTCCCAAGCCTGAACACCGTTTGTGTGCCCGACGGCGTGGACGCGGCCGAGGTGAAGGACCGCATGCTGACCAAGCACCAGATCGAAATTGGTGCCGGACTCGGGCCGCTCGCGGGCAAGGTCTGGCGAATCGGGTTGATGGGAAGCGGCGCCACCATCCACAATGTGGAGAAGGTGGTGACGGCGCTCGCAAAGTCGCTTGGCCGCACACCTCCCCGGAGGTAG
- a CDS encoding M48 family metalloprotease: MVRRYGLVVVAVVAMACVTNPATGRSQLNMLSEAQEIALGREADQQVRAEMGVYDDAGWQAYVTRVGMAMAKKSHRPNLPWSFVVVDASAVNAFALPGGFIYVTRGILPFLQSEAELANVLGHEIAHVTALHGASAYSKQQLSGIGLGVGRILAPERYQVLFGVAEASLSLLYLKHGRAAEIEADRLGVGYASSSGWDPAGMVGLLSTLGRLSEASGSSRGVPNFLTTHPLPADRIESVKALVTAAQGPGAQTINAAEFSGRLPGVVWGDSREQGIVRGREFVHPILRIALRFPDGWEISNGASQVTAQPAGEAQAAVVLRVVPNATGGPAQTARAQMAAAKLTEVSGGETTINGQRAYVGTYRGEQEVVRAAFIVAGSTTYLVAGVATTQAFGSAQGTFANTIESFRTMTQAEADQIQPFRVGQYTVRSGDTWSSLAAAAAPRPIGPATLAIMNGATAASTPPVNARIRVVVGG; the protein is encoded by the coding sequence ATGGTTCGTCGATATGGGCTCGTGGTTGTCGCCGTTGTCGCGATGGCCTGTGTCACCAATCCCGCCACCGGCCGCAGCCAGCTGAACATGCTGTCCGAAGCCCAGGAGATCGCCCTGGGACGCGAGGCCGATCAGCAAGTTCGTGCCGAGATGGGGGTCTACGACGACGCGGGTTGGCAAGCCTACGTCACGCGTGTGGGTATGGCGATGGCAAAAAAATCGCATCGCCCAAACCTGCCATGGTCGTTTGTCGTCGTGGACGCCTCGGCGGTCAATGCGTTTGCGTTGCCGGGCGGGTTCATCTACGTCACGCGTGGCATCCTGCCGTTTCTGCAGAGTGAAGCGGAACTGGCGAATGTGTTGGGGCATGAGATTGCACACGTCACGGCACTACATGGCGCCAGTGCGTACTCCAAACAACAGCTCAGCGGTATTGGGCTCGGTGTCGGGCGGATCCTTGCGCCCGAGCGGTACCAGGTGCTGTTCGGCGTGGCTGAGGCTTCGCTGAGCTTGTTGTATCTCAAACATGGCCGTGCCGCGGAGATTGAAGCCGATCGCCTCGGCGTGGGCTACGCCTCGTCCAGCGGTTGGGATCCGGCGGGGATGGTCGGTCTCCTCAGCACGCTCGGCCGACTGTCGGAGGCCTCGGGTTCGAGTCGCGGCGTGCCGAACTTCCTCACCACGCATCCGTTGCCTGCCGATCGCATCGAGTCCGTGAAAGCGCTGGTGACTGCCGCCCAGGGACCGGGCGCACAGACGATCAATGCGGCCGAGTTCAGTGGACGGTTGCCTGGCGTGGTGTGGGGTGACAGCCGCGAACAGGGAATCGTGCGCGGACGCGAGTTCGTGCATCCCATCCTGCGGATCGCCCTTCGATTCCCCGACGGCTGGGAGATCAGCAATGGGGCCTCGCAGGTTACGGCGCAGCCTGCGGGCGAGGCGCAGGCGGCAGTGGTGCTGCGAGTGGTGCCGAACGCCACCGGTGGGCCAGCACAGACGGCGCGGGCCCAGATGGCGGCCGCGAAGCTCACCGAAGTCAGTGGCGGCGAAACCACCATCAACGGCCAGCGTGCCTATGTTGGCACCTATCGCGGTGAGCAGGAGGTGGTGCGCGCGGCGTTCATCGTCGCTGGGTCAACAACGTACTTGGTGGCCGGCGTCGCCACCACCCAGGCGTTTGGCAGTGCGCAGGGCACATTCGCGAACACGATCGAATCGTTCCGGACGATGACGCAGGCAGAGGCGGATCAGATCCAGCCCTTCCGCGTCGGCCAGTACACCGTGCGATCGGGCGACACGTGGTCGTCGCTCGCCGCCGCAGCGGCGCCGCGGCCGATTGGCCCGGCCACACTCGCGATCATGAACGGCGCCACGGCCGCGTCCACGCCGCCCGTTAATGCACGCATCCGCGTCGTGGTCGGCGGCTGA
- the mtgA gene encoding monofunctional biosynthetic peptidoglycan transglycosylase, with protein MRRALRFALAAGAIMFAMLSYTWMTLPDVRALAKTPPASTAFMRMREAQAASQDRTARRRHQWVSYDRISPNLKRAVQVAEDAAFWQHQGLDFDEIRASLESNWERGEFARGASTITQQLAKNLYLSPSRNPYRKVRELFITRRLEAELSKRRIFELYLNLIEWGDGIWGAQAASLIYFGIPASDLNQTQAALLAGAIINPRVYSPARPNARLLRRQQIILSRMGSE; from the coding sequence ATGCGGCGAGCGCTGCGATTCGCGCTGGCGGCCGGCGCGATCATGTTCGCAATGCTCTCGTATACGTGGATGACACTGCCGGACGTGCGAGCGCTCGCGAAGACCCCACCGGCGTCAACGGCATTCATGCGCATGCGAGAGGCGCAGGCCGCGTCCCAGGACCGTACGGCGAGGCGGCGCCACCAGTGGGTGAGTTACGACCGCATCTCGCCGAACCTGAAGCGCGCGGTGCAGGTGGCCGAGGACGCGGCGTTCTGGCAGCACCAGGGCCTGGACTTCGACGAGATTCGCGCATCACTCGAGTCCAACTGGGAGCGCGGAGAATTCGCGCGCGGCGCCTCCACCATCACGCAGCAACTTGCGAAGAACCTGTATCTGTCACCCTCGCGGAACCCGTATCGAAAAGTGCGTGAGTTGTTCATCACGCGTCGGCTCGAAGCGGAACTGTCCAAGCGCCGCATTTTTGAGCTCTACCTGAATCTGATCGAGTGGGGCGATGGCATCTGGGGCGCCCAGGCAGCTTCGCTGATCTATTTCGGGATCCCTGCGTCGGACCTGAACCAGACGCAGGCCGCGCTGCTGGCCGGCGCGATCATCAACCCGCGCGTCTACAGCCCCGCGCGTCCCAATGCGCGGTTGCTGCGCCGTCAGCAGATCATTCTGTCGCGAATGGGCTCGGAGTAG
- a CDS encoding C40 family peptidase: MAAGTRTADMAVMQRANRAWRIGLVMVLSMSSAVCAARAMTQGGAYPSPFPNVPSPTAIKPNADQAPWSPVASAVLKTALRFQGVPYLWGGDSPASGFDCSGFVRYVLAQHSVPAPRTAAEQYALGTRVDLRNVRAGDLVFFSTVAPGPSHVGLAISAVEFVHAPAASGVVRIDQMRASYWTSRYVGARRVLAATPSPFATE, encoded by the coding sequence ATGGCGGCCGGCACCCGAACGGCCGATATGGCGGTGATGCAACGCGCGAACCGCGCCTGGCGGATCGGCCTGGTAATGGTGCTCTCAATGTCGTCGGCGGTCTGTGCCGCACGGGCGATGACACAAGGCGGCGCCTACCCGTCGCCGTTTCCCAACGTACCATCGCCGACTGCGATCAAGCCCAATGCGGATCAGGCGCCGTGGAGCCCCGTCGCGAGCGCCGTGCTGAAGACCGCGCTGCGATTCCAGGGCGTACCGTATCTCTGGGGCGGCGACAGCCCGGCGAGCGGATTTGATTGCAGCGGATTCGTCCGATACGTGCTGGCGCAGCATTCGGTGCCGGCACCCCGCACCGCCGCCGAGCAGTATGCGCTCGGCACCCGCGTGGATCTGCGGAACGTGCGTGCGGGCGACCTGGTGTTCTTCTCCACCGTCGCACCCGGGCCGTCTCATGTGGGATTGGCGATCAGTGCCGTTGAGTTTGTGCACGCGCCCGCCGCATCGGGTGTGGTGCGCATCGACCAGATGCGAGCGTCGTATTGGACATCGCGGTACGTGGGCGCGCGACGGGTGCTGGCAGCTACTCCGAGCCCATTCGCGACAGAATGA
- a CDS encoding HNH endonuclease, with protein sequence MEQTLLLNATYEPLRVVHWQKAITLWCQGKVEIVSVYDREIRAVTFSMKLPSVIRLLRRIRVRRRLDYVPFSRANIYARDDHRCQYCGAVFPTAELTFDHVVPVAQGGRKDWENIVTCCITCNRRKGGRTPAQAHLHLIRPPKRPDKAPAIRITFGLRNAPESWRDYVYWNVELDDV encoded by the coding sequence ATGGAACAGACGCTGTTGCTCAACGCCACCTACGAACCCTTGCGGGTCGTTCACTGGCAAAAAGCGATCACGCTTTGGTGCCAGGGCAAGGTCGAGATCGTTTCGGTGTACGACCGCGAGATACGCGCGGTCACATTCAGCATGAAGTTGCCGTCGGTCATTCGCCTTCTTCGAAGGATTCGGGTGCGGCGACGGTTGGACTACGTGCCGTTTTCACGCGCCAACATCTACGCGCGGGATGATCATCGTTGTCAATATTGCGGAGCCGTGTTCCCGACGGCCGAACTGACGTTTGACCACGTCGTACCGGTCGCGCAGGGCGGTCGCAAGGACTGGGAAAATATTGTGACCTGCTGCATCACCTGCAATCGGCGCAAGGGTGGTCGCACGCCGGCTCAGGCGCACCTGCACTTGATTCGACCACCCAAACGTCCCGACAAGGCGCCGGCGATTCGCATCACGTTCGGCTTGCGGAACGCGCCCGAGAGCTGGCGCGACTACGTCTACTGGAACGTCGAATTGGACGACGTGTAG
- the nhaC gene encoding Na+/H+ antiporter NhaC, translating to MSTLIKKPSLALSLFPVAMLVMLLAGSVALFGDSNSGGPNQIALILAATIAAAVGLRLGHSWKDLQDGIVHGISLSMSAVLILLIVGALIGSWILAGVVPTMIYYGLQLLTPAVFFPSACVLCCLVSLATGSSWTTAGTVGVALIGIAAAQNLNMGLAAGAVISGAYFGDKMSPLSDTTNLAPAMAGTELFTHIRHMLWTTTPSILLALILFTVIGLTTAAPHDTAAVNAIRASLGASFAIGPHLLLPVVLVLILVVKKVPATPALMVGTLIGCVFAVIFQPGAVTTLAASPDIPHWAALVKGCWQSLATGFALTSGNAALDDLLSRGGMASMLNTVWLILAAMTFGAVMEKTGMLGRIAEAILGAVRGTGSLIAATLATSIGMNILASDQYMAIVLPGRMFKAEFKRRQLAPQNLSRCLEDAGTLTSPLVPWNTCGAFMAQTLGVATIAYLPYAFFNLINPVVSAIYGFTGFTITRLDEDSDA from the coding sequence ATGAGCACACTGATCAAAAAGCCGTCGCTCGCCCTTTCGCTGTTCCCCGTCGCCATGCTCGTCATGCTCCTGGCGGGGTCGGTGGCCCTGTTCGGCGACTCGAACTCGGGAGGACCGAATCAAATCGCGCTGATCCTCGCGGCAACCATCGCCGCCGCCGTCGGCCTGCGTTTGGGCCACTCGTGGAAGGACCTGCAGGACGGCATTGTGCACGGGATCTCGCTCTCGATGAGCGCCGTCTTGATCCTGCTGATTGTGGGCGCGCTGATCGGCTCATGGATTCTCGCGGGCGTGGTGCCCACGATGATCTACTACGGCCTGCAGCTGCTCACACCGGCCGTGTTTTTTCCAAGCGCATGCGTGTTGTGTTGCCTCGTGTCGCTCGCCACCGGAAGCTCCTGGACGACGGCGGGCACGGTGGGAGTGGCGCTCATCGGGATTGCGGCCGCGCAGAACCTGAACATGGGCCTGGCCGCCGGCGCCGTCATCTCCGGAGCCTATTTCGGCGACAAGATGTCGCCACTGTCCGACACCACCAACCTGGCTCCTGCCATGGCCGGCACCGAACTGTTCACCCACATCCGCCACATGCTGTGGACCACCACGCCGAGCATCCTGCTCGCCCTGATCCTGTTCACCGTGATCGGGCTCACCACGGCGGCGCCCCACGACACCGCCGCCGTCAATGCGATTCGCGCATCACTTGGCGCCAGCTTCGCCATCGGCCCGCATCTGCTGCTGCCCGTGGTGCTGGTTTTGATCTTGGTCGTGAAAAAAGTGCCGGCGACGCCCGCTCTGATGGTGGGCACGCTCATCGGGTGTGTCTTCGCTGTGATCTTTCAGCCCGGCGCGGTGACGACACTCGCGGCCTCGCCGGACATTCCCCACTGGGCTGCCCTCGTCAAGGGCTGCTGGCAATCACTGGCCACGGGTTTTGCCCTGACCTCGGGGAATGCGGCCCTCGACGACTTGCTGTCGCGCGGCGGCATGGCCAGTATGCTCAATACGGTGTGGCTGATTCTGGCGGCGATGACGTTTGGCGCCGTGATGGAGAAAACCGGCATGCTCGGTCGCATCGCCGAGGCCATCCTCGGGGCCGTCCGCGGCACGGGTAGCCTGATTGCCGCCACGCTCGCCACCTCGATCGGCATGAACATCCTGGCCTCCGACCAGTACATGGCGATCGTGCTGCCAGGGCGCATGTTCAAGGCCGAGTTCAAGCGTCGCCAACTGGCGCCCCAGAATCTCTCACGATGCCTGGAGGATGCCGGCACCCTGACCTCCCCGCTGGTGCCATGGAACACCTGCGGGGCGTTCATGGCGCAGACGCTTGGCGTGGCCACCATCGCGTACCTGCCGTACGCATTCTTTAATCTGATCAACCCGGTCGTGTCGGCGATCTACGGGTTCACCGGATTCACCATCACCAGGCTGGACGAGGACTCAGACGCCTGA